A genomic region of Nitrospinota bacterium contains the following coding sequences:
- a CDS encoding aldehyde dehydrogenase family protein, translated as MAEKLKVYSPFDRRLINEYDIDTAERIEQALKTADALAKDIDGRIPIPKRIEILEKTATLVEERIERFAREAAQEGGKPLIDSRVELNRAVQGIREAARSINQLVGREIPMKMNAASLNRMAFTVREPIGVVVAISAFNHPFNLIVHQVVPAIAVGCPVIVKPASTTPASCFNLANTLYEAGLPKEWCQVILCGRELAEKLVTDQRVAFLTFIGSGDVGWSLRSRLAPGTRCALEHGGVAPVIIEHDADIKEAIPLLAKGGFYHAGQVCVSVQRVYVHEKLVNEFANGLVAIAKKLVVGDPTDGKTEVGPLITEAEVARVDEWVKEAVKGGGKILAGGKKIGNTCYEPTVILNPPDNVRVSTHEVFGPVIIIYPFSDRLDAVKRANSIPYSFQAAVFTKNLDIAFDCVKRLDAATVMVNDHTAFRVDWMPFGGRKASGLGVGGILPSMEEMTEEKLIVFRSVSL; from the coding sequence ATGGCTGAAAAACTGAAAGTCTACTCCCCTTTTGACAGGCGCCTGATAAACGAGTACGACATCGACACCGCGGAGCGAATCGAACAGGCGTTAAAGACTGCGGACGCTCTTGCGAAAGATATCGATGGAAGAATTCCGATACCGAAACGGATAGAGATACTTGAAAAAACCGCCACTCTCGTTGAAGAACGTATTGAACGATTCGCCAGGGAGGCCGCGCAGGAGGGGGGTAAACCGCTCATAGATTCCCGCGTAGAGTTGAACCGCGCCGTGCAGGGGATAAGGGAGGCGGCCCGCTCCATCAATCAGCTTGTTGGCCGGGAAATTCCGATGAAGATGAATGCCGCGTCCCTTAACCGGATGGCTTTCACGGTTCGCGAACCGATCGGGGTTGTTGTGGCAATCAGCGCCTTTAACCACCCGTTTAATCTGATAGTCCACCAGGTGGTTCCGGCGATAGCAGTCGGTTGCCCGGTTATCGTCAAGCCAGCCTCCACCACCCCCGCCTCCTGTTTCAATCTCGCAAACACTCTTTACGAGGCGGGGCTCCCAAAAGAGTGGTGCCAGGTGATCCTCTGCGGACGGGAACTTGCGGAAAAACTTGTTACAGACCAGCGTGTGGCATTCCTTACTTTCATAGGTTCCGGCGATGTCGGCTGGTCTCTACGCTCCCGGCTTGCTCCCGGCACCCGTTGCGCGCTGGAGCATGGGGGGGTTGCGCCTGTAATTATCGAACATGACGCAGACATAAAAGAGGCAATACCTCTACTTGCGAAAGGGGGCTTTTACCACGCCGGGCAGGTCTGCGTCTCAGTGCAGAGAGTGTACGTGCATGAAAAGCTCGTTAATGAATTTGCCAACGGCCTTGTAGCGATTGCCAAAAAACTGGTTGTAGGTGATCCGACCGACGGCAAGACCGAAGTTGGCCCCCTCATCACCGAGGCTGAGGTAGCAAGGGTGGACGAGTGGGTGAAGGAGGCCGTAAAGGGGGGAGGCAAAATACTAGCTGGCGGGAAGAAGATAGGGAACACATGCTACGAACCTACCGTAATTCTGAATCCTCCCGACAACGTCCGCGTCTCGACGCACGAGGTATTTGGGCCGGTCATCATAATTTATCCATTCAGCGACAGGCTTGACGCGGTCAAGCGTGCGAACTCCATTCCCTATTCGTTCCAGGCCGCTGTTTTTACGAAAAATCTTGATATCGCTTTTGACTGTGTGAAAAGACTTGATGCCGCGACAGTGATGGTGAATGACCATACCGCTTTCCGCGTCGACTGGATGCCGTTTGGCGGCCGCAAGGCGTCTGGTCTTGGCGTTGGGGGGATACTTCCATCTATGGAAGAGATGACGGAAGAAAAGTTGATAGTGTTCCGTTCAGTATCTCTTTAA
- a CDS encoding cytochrome c encodes MRSMVFLAVFLFGSVAASFAEGDSKTDANIGMHLYRSYCLVCHGTDGKGNGPLAIKRKISPVNLTENKYQVKSIEELVKVIGFYGRKDGSAMPLWKDAIPESNLRHLAAFIKRFKRSNLQLRGDERKGREIFKSACVSCHDQHGTGKGILAELIGIKMVDFTDKSMKKISDEQLIQVIHDGKGDFMPPWDGTLNDGEIIDVGAYVRSLGR; translated from the coding sequence ATGAGAAGCATGGTGTTTTTGGCTGTATTCCTGTTTGGTTCGGTAGCGGCTTCCTTCGCCGAAGGGGACAGCAAAACCGACGCGAACATCGGTATGCATCTTTACCGCTCCTATTGTCTTGTTTGCCACGGTACTGATGGCAAGGGGAACGGCCCTCTGGCGATTAAACGGAAAATATCTCCTGTGAACCTGACCGAAAACAAATATCAGGTAAAAAGCATCGAAGAGCTCGTGAAGGTTATCGGATTCTACGGAAGGAAAGATGGTTCGGCCATGCCTTTATGGAAAGACGCTATACCCGAATCAAACCTGCGCCATCTTGCCGCTTTCATAAAGAGATTTAAAAGATCCAACCTCCAGTTGAGAGGTGATGAAAGAAAGGGGAGGGAGATATTCAAGAGCGCTTGTGTTTCCTGCCATGATCAGCACGGCACCGGTAAAGGGATTCTTGCAGAACTGATCGGCATAAAGATGGTTGATTTCACCGACAAGAGCATGAAAAAGATTTCCGATGAACAGCTGATCCAGGTAATCCATGACGGCAAAGGGGACTTCATGCCCCCATGGGACGGCACTCTCAACGACGGCGAGATTATCGATGTCGGCGCATATGTAAGGAGCCTCGGCAGGTAG
- a CDS encoding cytochrome c yields MRNLALIFALVFIAGCENYDRNLWDQVSIKPQEGPKKFAPVRSIPAKGRRISYLGVDGVTIEAPFALDAKAAEKGKPLYAIYCETCHGPTGKADTPVAQKMETMPFDLTEEGTASLTDGELFVKILASESIMPRYRNELSDEEAWHVTAYLRKLQQ; encoded by the coding sequence TTGAGAAACCTTGCTCTTATCTTCGCGCTCGTTTTTATTGCCGGATGTGAAAACTATGATAGAAACCTGTGGGATCAGGTATCGATAAAACCTCAGGAAGGCCCAAAAAAGTTTGCACCTGTCAGGTCAATACCTGCCAAGGGGAGACGGATAAGCTACCTCGGCGTTGACGGGGTTACCATTGAAGCTCCATTCGCGCTTGACGCGAAAGCGGCTGAAAAGGGGAAGCCTCTGTATGCGATATATTGCGAAACTTGTCACGGCCCTACCGGCAAGGCAGATACCCCCGTTGCTCAGAAAATGGAAACAATGCCGTTTGATCTGACGGAAGAAGGGACAGCATCATTGACAGATGGCGAACTCTTCGTAAAAATACTCGCAAGCGAATCCATCATGCCGAGATACAGAAACGAGCTTTCCGACGAAGAGGCATGGCATGTAACCGCTTATTTAAGGAAATTACAGCAGTAG
- a CDS encoding DUF3341 domain-containing protein, which translates to MNPTVLALFEDIEITAKVMKPLDEAAIKHEDISLLTNTVYPNGALFHEEERPLWKWAGIMGFGGLGAGLFLAGFTQWLMNLNVGGKDPVSFPVVGVICYETTLLGIVLGSVIGMLWYGGMPDWTEKAYDPEISDGKIGVLVRCKDDAEASKIEGIMKSTGAVKIIKGKGDF; encoded by the coding sequence ATGAATCCTACAGTTTTAGCTCTATTTGAAGATATCGAAATAACTGCGAAGGTGATGAAACCTCTTGATGAAGCAGCCATAAAGCACGAGGATATCTCTCTGCTTACGAATACTGTTTATCCGAACGGCGCCCTTTTCCATGAAGAGGAGAGACCCCTCTGGAAGTGGGCAGGGATTATGGGATTCGGCGGTCTTGGCGCCGGGCTTTTCCTTGCCGGATTCACACAGTGGCTAATGAACCTTAACGTCGGCGGGAAGGACCCGGTCTCTTTCCCCGTTGTCGGCGTCATCTGTTATGAAACCACACTGCTTGGAATAGTACTCGGCAGCGTAATCGGCATGCTCTGGTACGGCGGTATGCCGGACTGGACCGAGAAGGCGTATGACCCCGAGATATCCGACGGGAAGATAGGCGTTCTCGTAAGGTGCAAAGATGACGCGGAGGCGTCAAAGATAGAGGGGATCATGAAATCCACCGGGGCTGTAAAGATAATAAAAGGGAAGGGGGACTTTTGA
- the nrfD gene encoding polysulfide reductase NrfD has translation MGSHSEKHILTTKFQTLQNEGKAHGINAGSDVDLHMSDEILNEKSLRPMFRTTKAWFVYTLALSSLVAWAVACWGYQIWNGMGVTNLKHPVFWGMYIATFVFWVGVSHSGTMVSSILRLVSANWRRPILRGAEAMTTFSLLVAGMFPLIHVGRLWRVYYMFPLPNQRELWPNLRSPLAWDMTAITVYLTASSLFLFVGLLPDIAVARDLCPKGNWRSLYLKILALGWRGTHRQWMIYEKASIYLAIFVLMIAPSVHTIVSWDFAMSITPVWHTTIFGPYFVVGAIYSGVAGVITLMILLRWVFKLDDVIKLVHLTNLSKMLLLMSIIWTYFYFTDYLVTWYGNNPVEMNVWEWQTERFSLQLIVMLGCSVATIGLLSWDWVRKSPGMLLFITIWVNTAMYLERYLIVVPVLTHRDNPYTWTDYWPSFIETSIAVGAAAYFLMLYAIFIKLMPIVTIADVKEGKIITGDIAIGNTNIRAYGDPGEH, from the coding sequence ATGGGTTCCCATTCTGAAAAACACATATTAACGACCAAATTCCAGACCCTTCAAAATGAAGGTAAGGCGCATGGTATCAATGCGGGCAGCGACGTTGACCTGCATATGTCGGATGAGATACTGAATGAAAAATCGCTGCGCCCAATGTTCAGAACAACCAAAGCCTGGTTCGTATATACTCTTGCGCTTTCATCGCTTGTAGCGTGGGCAGTAGCGTGCTGGGGCTACCAGATATGGAACGGCATGGGGGTTACAAATCTGAAACACCCCGTATTCTGGGGTATGTACATCGCTACATTCGTTTTCTGGGTCGGCGTCAGCCACTCGGGCACGATGGTTTCAAGTATTCTAAGGCTGGTATCCGCAAACTGGAGAAGGCCGATACTGAGGGGCGCCGAGGCGATGACAACCTTTTCACTCCTCGTCGCCGGCATGTTCCCGCTTATTCACGTCGGTAGATTATGGCGCGTATACTACATGTTTCCGCTGCCGAACCAGAGGGAACTCTGGCCGAATCTGAGAAGCCCTCTTGCGTGGGACATGACCGCCATCACGGTTTACCTGACAGCTTCGTCGCTCTTCCTTTTTGTCGGCCTTTTGCCCGACATTGCGGTCGCGCGCGATCTCTGCCCGAAAGGTAACTGGAGAAGCCTGTATCTCAAGATCCTCGCCCTTGGCTGGAGAGGAACCCACAGGCAGTGGATGATATACGAGAAAGCTTCGATATACCTGGCCATATTCGTTCTTATGATAGCCCCTTCGGTTCACACGATCGTATCGTGGGACTTCGCAATGAGTATCACGCCTGTCTGGCATACGACGATATTCGGGCCATACTTTGTTGTTGGCGCCATCTATTCGGGTGTTGCCGGCGTTATTACGCTGATGATACTTCTCAGGTGGGTATTCAAGCTGGACGATGTTATAAAGCTGGTCCACTTGACCAACCTTTCAAAGATGCTTTTGTTGATGTCCATAATCTGGACATACTTCTACTTCACCGACTATCTTGTCACATGGTACGGGAACAATCCGGTGGAGATGAACGTATGGGAGTGGCAGACGGAACGATTCTCCCTGCAGCTGATCGTAATGCTTGGCTGTTCGGTAGCTACTATCGGCCTTCTCTCATGGGACTGGGTGCGGAAAAGTCCCGGCATGCTCCTATTCATAACGATTTGGGTAAACACGGCTATGTACCTTGAGCGATACCTGATAGTCGTGCCTGTATTGACTCACCGCGACAATCCTTACACATGGACAGACTACTGGCCGTCATTTATCGAGACTTCAATTGCGGTTGGCGCGGCCGCCTACTTCCTGATGCTATACGCGATATTTATTAAACTGATGCCGATAGTTACGATTGCGGATGTCAAGGAAGGCAAGATCATTACCGGTGATATTGCGATTGGTAATACAAACATACGCGCCTACGGCGATCCGGGGGAACATTGA
- a CDS encoding 4Fe-4S dicluster domain-containing protein: MVSWSFNTKHDNDYKWALVIDLDRCNGCGACTVSCQAENNVAVVGEELALQKRVMSWLRIERYFEGEWPNIRTVFLPMMCQQCENAPCEPVCPVFATYHNPEGLNAMIYNRCIGTRFCGNNCPYSVRKFNWFDYGFESPLNEQLNPDVSVRDAGVMEKCSFCMQRIRRGKDRAKDEGRKVQDGDIMPACGQTCPTNAITFGNMHDPESEVAKLIETKRRHRLLEEHGTHPSVYYLKGGA; this comes from the coding sequence GTGGTTAGCTGGTCTTTTAACACCAAGCACGATAACGATTACAAGTGGGCGCTGGTCATCGACCTCGACCGCTGTAACGGTTGCGGCGCTTGCACCGTAAGTTGCCAAGCCGAGAACAACGTTGCAGTTGTCGGTGAGGAGCTTGCCCTTCAAAAGCGCGTTATGTCATGGCTCAGGATTGAGCGATATTTTGAAGGTGAGTGGCCGAACATACGCACCGTATTTCTGCCGATGATGTGTCAGCAGTGTGAAAACGCTCCATGCGAGCCTGTGTGTCCGGTATTTGCGACATATCACAATCCCGAAGGGCTAAACGCGATGATATACAACAGGTGTATCGGGACCAGATTTTGCGGAAACAACTGCCCTTATTCGGTCAGGAAGTTCAACTGGTTTGATTACGGTTTCGAAAGCCCGCTCAACGAACAGTTAAATCCCGATGTCTCTGTAAGGGACGCCGGTGTTATGGAAAAATGCAGCTTCTGCATGCAGCGCATAAGGCGCGGTAAGGACAGGGCGAAGGATGAAGGTAGAAAGGTACAAGACGGCGATATCATGCCGGCTTGCGGACAGACCTGCCCGACAAATGCCATCACGTTCGGGAACATGCACGATCCCGAAAGCGAGGTAGCAAAACTTATAGAAACTAAAAGGCGCCACAGGCTGCTGGAAGAGCATGGCACACATCCATCCGTTTATTATCTAAAAGGAGGGGCCTGA
- a CDS encoding molybdopterin-dependent oxidoreductase, with product MDRRKFLKIGGTVAATGLVGSCGQIAQKVIPFAIPPDEGINPVEGWFYNTACRMCDSGCGIMVRVVEGRAKKVEGNPDHPINKGGVCARGQAAVQQLYHPERLMTPMRREGAKGTGNLVPITWEEAISMISENMKNAKEDSSFIIAGDGSDMTAAITARILKNMGSDNFAVSGFDSREKFIEATSSTGTPKVPYYDIANASAVLLLGADIFEGGASPVHYGWAFGQMRRGNKTKRGQLFYAGPRLSMTAASADHFFAVKQGTLGQFALGIANEILHIAEEEHLLKNLPATKVEEWRHAIGGYTPEETSIRTTVPADKVKHLAMELVEHLPAVVVPGDDVALHTNGLESLKAVEFLNSILRELAAEKGLSSVPVLPKENKELYRAMNEFIGVPEKAKKYSALKGVIGKAATGSQRFGLILHSNPVYATPKALKAADALTKVKFVAQVTNFLDDTSLYADVVLPDLHFLESWSAQVVDFPHGVPVFNTIQPVVNAAPGTMQAGDALLKAASMAGLGVGIANQEVMVKNMLIQFRSKWNGIPAGLNEKQAWEALLQKGGWWADIHHKAEKAISEGSAWVTSDQLKVGDPAFAGGNDFTFYLHPYSTVNMGDGNVSNLSWLQEMPEPMTTVSWGSWVEINPKTAKGMGVANGDMLKVESPFGSVEAPALVYPGIGPETVAVPFGYGHVSFGKNATARGANAMDLLGDFPNGNGGLPAWRAIRVKVTKTGTKKDIIREANPKGEYEGTEIFQL from the coding sequence ATGGACAGGCGCAAATTTCTAAAAATCGGCGGTACGGTAGCCGCAACCGGTCTGGTCGGCTCGTGCGGGCAGATTGCGCAAAAAGTTATTCCGTTTGCAATTCCGCCCGATGAAGGAATTAATCCTGTTGAAGGGTGGTTCTATAACACCGCTTGCAGGATGTGTGATTCTGGTTGCGGGATCATGGTTCGCGTAGTTGAGGGGCGCGCCAAGAAGGTTGAGGGAAATCCTGATCATCCAATAAACAAGGGGGGCGTCTGCGCCCGAGGGCAAGCCGCTGTTCAACAGCTTTACCATCCAGAGAGGCTGATGACCCCGATGCGCCGCGAAGGGGCCAAGGGGACGGGCAACCTGGTGCCGATTACATGGGAAGAAGCCATTTCCATGATCTCTGAAAATATGAAAAACGCCAAGGAGGATAGCTCCTTCATTATAGCTGGCGACGGTTCCGATATGACGGCCGCCATTACCGCCAGAATCCTGAAAAACATGGGTTCGGACAATTTCGCGGTTTCGGGTTTTGATTCGAGGGAGAAGTTCATCGAAGCGACTTCGTCTACTGGAACACCGAAGGTTCCTTATTATGATATCGCCAACGCATCGGCAGTTCTTCTGCTTGGAGCGGATATCTTTGAAGGGGGCGCTTCGCCGGTGCATTATGGCTGGGCTTTCGGCCAGATGCGCAGGGGGAACAAGACAAAGAGGGGACAGCTTTTCTATGCGGGCCCCAGGCTTTCTATGACAGCCGCCTCTGCGGATCATTTTTTCGCTGTAAAACAGGGGACTTTGGGGCAGTTTGCGCTCGGAATAGCGAATGAAATTCTGCATATTGCAGAGGAGGAACATCTTTTAAAGAATCTCCCGGCCACCAAGGTCGAAGAGTGGCGCCATGCCATTGGAGGGTATACCCCTGAAGAGACCAGCATCAGGACCACTGTACCGGCTGACAAGGTAAAACACCTTGCAATGGAGCTTGTTGAGCATTTACCGGCTGTTGTTGTTCCGGGTGACGATGTCGCCCTGCATACCAATGGCCTTGAGTCGCTAAAAGCGGTTGAGTTCCTCAATTCCATACTCCGCGAGCTTGCCGCCGAGAAGGGCTTGTCTTCCGTACCGGTTCTGCCAAAGGAGAACAAGGAGCTTTATCGCGCGATGAACGAATTCATCGGCGTGCCTGAAAAAGCGAAAAAATACTCCGCACTCAAGGGGGTTATTGGAAAAGCAGCGACTGGGAGCCAAAGGTTTGGGTTGATTCTCCATTCAAACCCGGTATACGCGACCCCGAAGGCGCTGAAGGCGGCTGATGCACTTACGAAGGTGAAGTTTGTGGCGCAGGTGACCAATTTCCTTGACGATACATCGCTTTACGCGGATGTGGTATTGCCGGACCTTCATTTCCTTGAATCGTGGTCCGCGCAGGTCGTCGATTTCCCGCACGGAGTTCCGGTATTCAATACTATTCAGCCGGTGGTTAACGCCGCACCCGGTACCATGCAGGCTGGCGATGCGCTTTTAAAAGCGGCATCAATGGCTGGCCTTGGAGTCGGTATTGCAAATCAGGAAGTCATGGTAAAGAACATGTTGATCCAGTTCCGTTCTAAATGGAACGGAATACCTGCCGGTCTTAATGAGAAGCAGGCTTGGGAAGCACTTCTTCAAAAGGGCGGCTGGTGGGCTGATATCCATCACAAAGCCGAAAAGGCCATCTCCGAAGGTAGCGCGTGGGTTACGTCTGATCAGTTAAAGGTTGGCGATCCTGCGTTTGCCGGCGGGAACGATTTCACCTTCTACCTGCATCCGTACAGCACAGTGAACATGGGAGATGGAAACGTAAGCAACCTCAGCTGGTTGCAGGAGATGCCCGAGCCGATGACAACAGTCAGCTGGGGTTCATGGGTAGAGATCAATCCCAAAACCGCCAAGGGTATGGGGGTCGCCAACGGTGACATGCTGAAAGTGGAATCCCCTTTCGGATCCGTTGAAGCTCCGGCGCTTGTTTATCCGGGAATCGGGCCTGAAACAGTGGCAGTTCCTTTCGGTTATGGGCATGTCTCGTTCGGCAAGAATGCTACAGCAAGAGGGGCAAATGCCATGGATCTGCTGGGTGATTTCCCGAACGGGAACGGCGGACTGCCTGCATGGCGCGCCATCCGGGTGAAAGTCACAAAAACAGGGACCAAAAAGGATATTATTCGAGAGGCGAATCCCAAAGGGGAATACGAAGGAACAGAGATCTTCCAACTGTAA
- a CDS encoding cytochrome c family protein: MRSSLKDIGTLMPKSAIGRNLALLILIVGGVLTYKVTYFYQGPIMGLSTYTPKQPIPFSHKQHAGDLKINCQYCHTYARRSEMAGVPSISTCNNCHANLAVESDAITFLKKNIEAKTPIEWERVFKLPDHVFFNHKRHIKKEFECQKCHGPIETMEVVGKVNEFKMGFCLDCHQQEQAPTDCWTCHT, from the coding sequence ATGAGGAGTAGCTTAAAAGACATAGGCACCTTGATGCCCAAGTCGGCTATCGGTCGCAACTTGGCATTACTCATTCTGATCGTGGGCGGTGTCTTGACATACAAGGTAACCTACTTTTATCAGGGACCGATCATGGGATTGTCCACATATACTCCCAAACAGCCGATACCTTTTTCACATAAACAGCATGCAGGCGACCTGAAGATAAACTGCCAGTATTGCCACACCTATGCCAGGCGCTCGGAAATGGCTGGGGTACCCTCGATCTCAACCTGTAACAACTGTCATGCAAATCTTGCGGTTGAGTCGGACGCGATCACATTCCTGAAGAAAAATATTGAAGCGAAAACTCCGATCGAGTGGGAGCGGGTCTTCAAATTGCCCGACCATGTGTTTTTCAATCATAAGCGGCATATCAAAAAAGAGTTTGAATGTCAGAAATGCCATGGGCCTATTGAAACCATGGAAGTCGTTGGAAAAGTTAACGAATTTAAGATGGGTTTCTGCTTGGACTGCCACCAGCAGGAGCAGGCTCCGACAGATTGTTGGACATGCCATACCTAA
- a CDS encoding LPP20 family lipoprotein produces the protein MKFSKALLVLPLLLLYTGCASAPPPKEAVCPEWTTKGDAAFPESTDLFYGVGSADNISNISLLRKTSDSRAINEIAQQLNVSSKSMVEDYMNSVSAAGGEASEQSVTQGIKTVVEKSLVGVKIIDRCHDKEAGIHYSLAKFSMSNMEKIINEDRSIDPKLKEYVKENANRFFEKMDK, from the coding sequence ATGAAATTTTCAAAGGCGTTACTTGTTCTTCCGTTGCTGCTTCTCTATACCGGATGCGCGTCTGCCCCGCCGCCGAAAGAAGCGGTCTGTCCTGAATGGACAACAAAAGGGGATGCGGCATTCCCTGAAAGCACGGATCTTTTCTATGGAGTCGGTTCGGCGGATAATATCAGCAATATTTCGTTGCTTCGGAAAACATCCGATTCCAGGGCGATAAATGAAATAGCCCAGCAGCTCAACGTAAGCTCCAAATCCATGGTTGAAGATTATATGAACTCGGTATCGGCCGCGGGCGGAGAGGCAAGTGAACAGTCTGTTACTCAGGGCATCAAGACCGTGGTGGAGAAATCTCTGGTTGGGGTGAAGATTATCGACCGTTGCCATGACAAGGAAGCGGGAATCCACTATTCGCTTGCCAAGTTCAGCATGAGCAATATGGAGAAAATCATCAATGAGGACAGAAGCATAGATCCGAAACTAAAGGAATATGTAAAGGAAAACGCGAATAGATTTTTTGAAAAAATGGATAAATAA
- a CDS encoding LPP20 family lipoprotein has protein sequence MVNYTHQSLNRLRGEKPIPLLLLSLLLFTLFPASSEGVRCDFLPEEPPPKWITSGWTMPGHYVGVGVSERKDSVEAQLEASKQSALNEISMKISVSVSSTIRDTLKSSSRGGSDDVEQEVEAVTESSVKQTLRDVDFPNKWLNRDNCQLWTLAVISEKTVKAIQEEMKEKLAKKYTSKMIMFFPLGENAALPEMKGRFKGNLESIFRELGLEVKAPEAEFLPCAKGEKAGVCEKLPNTIFAGYDVTFKEEKKSSDGKSRARFFAFDLNLYLKNQNISSFRSETCKGVGSALKSDEEIDLLSADSCVKKIRKKLVKDMQGSEK, from the coding sequence ATGGTCAATTATACGCATCAATCGTTGAACAGATTGAGAGGGGAGAAGCCTATACCGCTTCTGCTTCTCTCTCTTCTGCTATTCACTCTATTTCCTGCATCTTCAGAAGGGGTCAGGTGCGATTTTCTTCCCGAGGAGCCTCCGCCGAAATGGATAACCTCCGGCTGGACCATGCCCGGCCACTATGTCGGTGTTGGCGTTTCTGAAAGAAAGGATTCCGTGGAAGCACAGCTGGAAGCCTCGAAGCAGAGCGCCTTGAACGAGATATCAATGAAGATATCGGTATCCGTTTCTTCCACGATACGGGATACGCTGAAAAGCAGTTCCAGGGGTGGGAGCGATGACGTTGAGCAGGAGGTTGAGGCCGTTACGGAATCGAGTGTGAAACAGACGCTTAGGGACGTAGATTTCCCGAACAAATGGTTAAACAGGGACAATTGCCAGCTCTGGACCCTTGCCGTCATATCGGAGAAGACCGTAAAAGCGATTCAGGAGGAGATGAAGGAGAAGCTGGCGAAAAAATACACAAGTAAGATGATCATGTTTTTCCCATTAGGGGAGAACGCGGCGCTTCCTGAAATGAAGGGGCGCTTTAAAGGGAACCTTGAATCGATATTCAGGGAGTTGGGATTGGAAGTGAAAGCGCCGGAAGCGGAATTCCTCCCATGCGCAAAAGGGGAAAAGGCTGGAGTTTGCGAAAAACTGCCGAACACGATCTTTGCCGGATACGACGTGACGTTCAAGGAAGAGAAAAAATCGTCCGACGGAAAGAGCAGGGCGAGGTTTTTTGCATTCGATCTGAATCTATACCTGAAAAATCAAAACATCTCTTCATTCAGGAGCGAGACGTGCAAAGGGGTGGGAAGCGCCTTGAAAAGCGATGAAGAGATAGATCTCCTTTCAGCCGACTCCTGCGTGAAGAAGATCAGGAAAAAGCTTGTGAAGGATATGCAGGGCTCTGAAAAGTAG
- a CDS encoding tetratricopeptide repeat protein yields the protein MKFSLFRLLSLSALFLIGFGCATTPKAVVVNVAVTPDIPLPEGVSKVFIGEFKGEESCTGPIMERLEMEIDKAGIFEFERDVEFIEEDVTITIKGEVTECRINDGGGSLGISFVMYYGGEIFKKKSVSKNANRPGAPASEVRSILVEKAVKEYVSLFVHTTRRELREFKTSGTNSIGVNAAMEGNWDQAIDIWTEQIKKLPNNHESLYNRGVAYEAKGGVTNLKKALKDYEAALAISKDELYILAERRAREALKSLQSSIKAKEESGL from the coding sequence ATGAAATTTTCATTGTTCAGGCTCCTCTCTCTTTCAGCTCTTTTCCTTATCGGTTTTGGATGCGCAACTACGCCGAAAGCCGTAGTGGTTAATGTCGCGGTCACCCCGGATATACCTCTGCCGGAAGGTGTGAGCAAGGTATTCATTGGGGAGTTCAAGGGGGAAGAATCGTGCACCGGTCCGATAATGGAGAGGCTGGAAATGGAGATAGACAAGGCGGGGATCTTCGAGTTTGAGAGGGATGTTGAATTTATAGAAGAAGACGTCACCATAACGATAAAAGGTGAGGTCACGGAGTGCAGAATCAACGATGGCGGCGGTTCGCTTGGGATCTCTTTTGTGATGTATTACGGCGGAGAGATTTTCAAGAAAAAATCGGTTTCCAAAAATGCGAACAGGCCCGGAGCGCCCGCATCGGAGGTCAGGAGCATCCTAGTGGAAAAAGCTGTGAAGGAGTATGTCTCTCTCTTTGTACATACCACCCGCAGGGAGCTTCGGGAATTCAAAACATCGGGGACAAACAGCATCGGAGTAAATGCCGCGATGGAAGGGAACTGGGATCAGGCGATCGACATATGGACGGAGCAGATAAAAAAACTTCCGAACAATCATGAAAGCCTGTACAACCGAGGCGTCGCTTACGAGGCGAAAGGGGGCGTGACAAATCTGAAAAAAGCTTTGAAAGACTACGAAGCGGCGCTTGCGATAAGCAAGGATGAACTCTATATACTGGCGGAACGGCGGGCGCGGGAAGCGTTGAAATCGCTCCAGAGCAGTATAAAGGCGAAAGAAGAGTCGGGGCTTTAA